The Pseudorasbora parva isolate DD20220531a chromosome 21, ASM2467924v1, whole genome shotgun sequence sequence AAGATATTTAAGTGTGGCTGAGCTGTttacttacattttatattagTCTTCCCATTGTCTTCATTCAGGCTGAAGAGAATGCGCACGGAAATAAGAGGCGGAATTTATCGCACAAACCAATCTTAGCGCGATTTCTTTCTTTCCATTTAAAGACTTATTACTATTGAGTCATGTAGTACTTAATAATTTAGGtatctgtgtttgtttttttctagaGACCCCAATGAAGTGAAGCGCACAGCCACAAGTTTATCATGGCACCCCGATGGTAATCATAAACTTGCTGTCGCCTACTCTTCCTTGGAGTTTCAGAAGGCACCCAATGACATGAGCTTCGACTCCTACATATGGGACATTGGTAAACCATAAAAAACAGCACTTTTTTTGTGACATAAATGAGTCGCCACACTTAGAAAGGACAAAAACATtgaacaaaaaattattttcactTTCAGAAAATCACAATAAACCTGAGATGACACTGAAACCTGTATATCCACTTGTTTGTCTGGAGTACAACCCAAAAGATTCACACATTCTCGTTGGAGGAAGCTACAATGGACAAATTGGTAGGTTTTATCGGCCTGAGCACCTCTTTAGAGTCACAATTAAACATGTTCTATTCCAGCTACCAAAACACTTATGACCATCCGAACTCTTTCGGTGGCGTAATTAAATTGGCCTCAGTTGCTCTGGGCATTTAAAGTACTCAATTAATCATGGGTGATAGATAAAAAGTACCTTTGACCTTGTCTAAATAGTGTTTGATAGATGTGTCTCTTTTGTAAAGTCGAATAGCTGAACTAAATGTCTTTGCATGCATAGTTAAAATGAGTATGCACTTTTGAATGGCAATGTTGTCATGGTGTAATTGTACACGAATGTccttgtgtgtttttgtaaaattatgCATGACCACCTTGTTTACCCTGTTACCAGCATACTGGGACACACGTAAAGGCAGCCAACCAATAGAGATGTCCACCATTGAACACAGCCATAGAGATCCTGTCTACAAAGTCATCTGGCTGCAGTCGAAGACAGGCATGGACATCTTCTCAGCTTCTACAGATGGTCAGGTTTGTGTGCAATGACATATAAGtccaaaaataaagaaataaaccaGTCCTCATAGATAAAAGATACTCATGCATCTGACACCAGGTGCTGTGGTGGGACATCCGCAAGATGAGTGAGCCTACTGAGAGACTCGTGCTGGACCCCAGTAAGAGGGGGAACCTTGATAATGCCCTTGGTGCAATCTCACTGGAGTTTGAGACCACTATGGTAAGACTGCACTTTTTTGTCCCACTGCAAGGAGAAACCTTGTTGAGAACTTAAACATCCTTTGTTTTTGATTACACAAGCCTACTAAGTTCCTGGTGGGCACAGAGCAGGGTCTTGTGGTTTCGTGCAATCGCAAAGCAAAAACCCCAGCTGAGAAGATTGTATGCACATACGGTGGACACCATGGTCCCATTTACGCTTTGCAGAGGAACCCATTTTTTCCTAAGAACTTCCTGACCGTGGCTGACTGGACCGCGCGCATCTGGTCAGAGGACATCAAGGAGTCCTCCATTATGTGGACCaagtaaattatgtttgttgTTCAAATATAGCTAAACAATAGTAAAAAGTCTCAGTGTTATGTACAGTTCCATTCAAAAATTTGGGCTTAGTAAGACAGGTGCTAATTTGGTGTTTCTAATctattattttttcaggtatCACATGGCCCATCTGTTAGATGGCTGTTGGAGTCCAGTCAGACCCTCAGTGTTTTTTACAGTAAAGATGGACGGCACCTTGGACGTGTGGGACATCTTGTTTAAACAGAACGAACCCACTCTCAGCCTCAAAGTTCGTGCTCATTGTCTCCTCTTCGTACTGAAACCGATTGTACTGAAACGGATTATGATCAGCTTTcctatagctcaaacagtagagcgtggcgctagcaacgccaaggtcatgggttcgattcccagggagagcaagaactgacaataatgtaaaaaatgtgtaccttgaatgcaatgtaagtcgctttggataaaagcgtctgccaaatgcgtaaatgtaatGAAACCATCGCACAGTCGAACATTGCAGCATTAtctgtttttttccctctcttaCAGGTTTGTGATGAAGCCCTGTACAGCATCCGGGTGCAAGAAAACGGCCGTTTCCTGGGCTGCGGCTCTCAGCTGGGAACCACCACACTGCTGGAGATTTCATCAGGCCTGTGCACACTGCAGAAGAATGAGAAAGTCCTGTTGTCAGAGGtgagacacaaacacacctgaactcGTGGGGATGGTAAggtttgtaaatgtttttttttaaagtctcttAGGCTTGCTAACtctgcattcatttgatcaaaaatactgtacagtaatattgtaaaaggTCATTTtgaatcttcagtgtcacatgatccttcagaaatcattctaatataaatatttcttattatgatcaaaacagttgtgctgcttgatAAACCCCATGCGCATTAATTTAGATTATTTGATAaagttccacacctgtaagacctccgttcatcttcagaacacagcttaagatattttatattttagtccaagagcatatgcagtctatgcacactatactgtccatgtccagaaagcgaataaaaacatcatcaaagtagtccatatgtgacatcagttggttagttagaatctattgaagcatcgaaaatacattttggtccaaaaataacaaaaactacggtTTTATCcagcatcagtcttctcttccacgtttgttttcaatcctcaaataaagattcaaacggccataaTCATAAAATCCCTTTCTCAAGATTTCTTATCTCAAACTTTAagctatttttttgtcaaatgaaattaaaaagtaatggagctctgttggATCGTGTTGacgtgttttgttttcttcaattTATTCCTTAAATTTTCTTTAATTGGTCTTAAAATGATCTTAAATTTACCTTCATAaaacggacggacggacagacagacagatgcactttGCTCTTTTTAAGCCTTTTTCGTTTTTTCTAGATGTTTGAACGCGAGACCAAACGGGAGAAGATTCTAGAAGCTCGGCACAGAGAGATGCGTCTGAAGGAGCGCAGCCGCTCCGAGCAGAGCCGAGAGGATGATTCGAAAGACGCAGACGGGGAGGAGAGCCCAGAGGAGCTGGTGGCCCGTGTAGAGAGGGAGTTCTTAGACATGTTGGAAGCCGAGAAGAAGAAAGAGAGCAATgaggagaaagaaagagatAAGGTTAAAGATGTTCCACTTCTAACATCTTTATGCTTTTGTTTTTAAGCGTCAGATTTGACGTCTGAAACCTTTAATCGAGGTTTTTAACCACACATCTGTGTGTTTTGATGGGTGTTgtcatatgtgtgtgtttcagaacGGCCTGTCAAAGGAAATTGCCCCCCTTTGTGGAGCTTAAACAAATTGTTCCCCATGTTTGGACTGTTGCTCCAATAAGATAAGGGTCCTGAGCGCTATATATAACCCTGATAGCTGGGGTAAAAACGTTCTATTGTCAAagacaaagaaagaaaaatcaatAAAGTCTACTTTGTCTGTACCCAGAATGCTTTATGCTCCTCTGTGATTGGTGTGGAGAAGTGTATTGCATCAGAAGTGTATCGCTATAGGTCCAGCCACTCAAAGGCTCATGAGATTAATGGTTTTGGCCTTTTCAAGCACCCGAGTTATTTGATAATAAAGAGGGGGTTTATAATTAGGTTTGTCTCTTGTGATTTCTATGGGAAAataatttggcaaaaaaaaaaaaaaaaaagtttgactGGTCTCTGATCTGACTTTTCTAAGATGATGTGTTTCTTATTGCCTGCAGGAGAAAGGCGTGTGTGAAGAGAAAGATTTCCAGGAGGAGCAGGAAAGAATGTATTTATCATGAATTGTTTGGATTGTAAAGTAGGCATTACACACCAGAATGGAGTCAGGCGGTCGGAGTGGAGGTCTGCAAAGTAGTTTCAGAGGTCGAGCATGTTTGCAAGTCAGATTTTCTAAAAGGAATAAATACAACTGAATTTCCTTATGTTATATATCTCAAAGTGtctaattaaatacattatgtTGGAGAATTGATTTGGATTTAAATATGCATGATTATTTCAATTAGTCCAACACTTGTCAGTGTTGTTTCTGATGTTCTACTTTGTTCTGTTTTATATCCTCAAAACAGCACCAGAT is a genomic window containing:
- the dnai2b gene encoding dynein axonemal intermediate chain 2; amino-acid sequence: MEIVYVYTKKRSEFGRQCNFSDRPAELHVDILPDPSLAANFTVRDPCNVSVQCADDMSEHEVNTERFESESRGINHVEGGWPKDLNPEDMEATIRYRKKVEKDEHYQNTILQIAGLMEHCSKQNNATDIYQDFFEDEGEEEVEESEEEPSAKTINVFRDPNEVKRTATSLSWHPDGNHKLAVAYSSLEFQKAPNDMSFDSYIWDIENHNKPEMTLKPVYPLVCLEYNPKDSHILVGGSYNGQIAYWDTRKGSQPIEMSTIEHSHRDPVYKVIWLQSKTGMDIFSASTDGQVLWWDIRKMSEPTERLVLDPSKRGNLDNALGAISLEFETTMPTKFLVGTEQGLVVSCNRKAKTPAEKIVCTYGGHHGPIYALQRNPFFPKNFLTVADWTARIWSEDIKESSIMWTKYHMAHLLDGCWSPVRPSVFFTVKMDGTLDVWDILFKQNEPTLSLKVCDEALYSIRVQENGRFLGCGSQLGTTTLLEISSGLCTLQKNEKVLLSEMFERETKREKILEARHREMRLKERSRSEQSREDDSKDADGEESPEELVARVEREFLDMLEAEKKKESNEEKERDKEKGVCEEKDFQEEQERMYLS